The Arcanobacterium pinnipediorum genome includes a region encoding these proteins:
- a CDS encoding IS3 family transposase — MIRFIDEYRNRFSTQFICKTLNTHRVGGFITSRGYRQSKSRGVSARSLRDAALIEHIVEVHESNYNVYGIRKMWHALRREGKRYWS, encoded by the coding sequence ATGATTCGGTTCATTGATGAGTATCGAAATCGTTTCTCTACTCAGTTCATCTGCAAGACGTTAAACACTCACCGTGTTGGTGGTTTCATCACTTCTCGTGGCTATCGTCAATCAAAATCTCGTGGTGTGAGTGCTCGTAGCCTGCGTGATGCTGCTCTGATAGAGCATATCGTTGAGGTTCATGAAAGTAACTACAATGTCTACGGGATTCGTAAGATGTGGCACGCGTTGCGCCGTGAGGGGAAAAGATATTGGTCGTGA
- a CDS encoding RNA-directed DNA polymerase, giving the protein MVETKELTDLGNEEARTFLLHPSSYCNFSMPPYINLKGFLQAGQEWITETPVFDSSYYSSLTPKQKKKFYQTIGRCPDLNYLIRMNKDGRYAWRPLTLVHPYAYATLVIELTEHNNWEKLKTRFNTLYSETQNHVIVASKPRVALSKDSDSEDLLYKTSTKENISNWWDHFEQETVRQSIIYPFLAGTDIANFYSSIYTHSIAWAIEGRDNAKANHSLILLGNRIDALFQALNAGETIGIPQGNACSDIIAEIILANIDSQVIQAANNEKGIKDFKILRYRDDYRIMTKTRADAEIILQLLVDILAVYNLSLNSQKTWLSDDVISSAVKPEKLDFRRSFLIGRPVRAMSSDNARTVGEAIDKAITENSVLQETYYFQESLENITQSPDFLPQISEILSKSITETNLRDFLFYIREFAKSFPNSGSLQIALELYKKTIKSKPTLVKDVRLHIAIILDIVSSNPRCLVNGIAIFSLFLEKMPTELKSETVQQILDYFQTIPNVEYVRIWLQRIALGLHLNTSWDSKLCALVESPTNGPLWGTSFLSTDDINSESDKFTKIPLVDECVVQELSDIMSDHEYSPFSKYGS; this is encoded by the coding sequence ATGGTGGAAACAAAAGAACTCACAGATTTAGGAAATGAAGAGGCTCGAACTTTTCTATTACATCCAAGCTCATACTGTAATTTCAGCATGCCTCCCTACATCAATCTGAAAGGATTTTTACAAGCTGGCCAAGAGTGGATAACCGAAACTCCAGTGTTTGACTCTTCATACTACAGTTCTCTGACCCCAAAACAGAAGAAGAAGTTCTACCAAACAATAGGAAGGTGCCCCGACCTAAATTACCTCATCCGCATGAACAAAGATGGGCGATACGCTTGGAGACCACTGACACTGGTACACCCATATGCATACGCAACTCTCGTTATAGAATTAACCGAACATAACAATTGGGAAAAACTCAAAACACGCTTCAATACACTCTATTCTGAGACTCAAAATCACGTTATAGTCGCCTCGAAGCCCCGAGTGGCTCTTTCAAAAGATTCCGATAGTGAAGACCTCTTATATAAGACCAGCACAAAGGAAAACATTAGCAATTGGTGGGATCATTTTGAACAAGAAACCGTTCGCCAATCTATCATCTACCCATTTCTGGCGGGAACGGATATAGCTAACTTCTATTCATCCATTTATACACATTCAATCGCTTGGGCGATAGAAGGACGCGATAATGCCAAGGCCAATCACAGTCTCATATTGCTGGGGAATCGTATTGACGCATTATTTCAAGCGCTCAACGCCGGTGAAACCATTGGCATCCCACAAGGAAACGCCTGTTCCGACATTATCGCCGAAATCATTCTCGCCAATATCGACTCTCAAGTGATTCAAGCCGCTAACAACGAGAAAGGAATAAAAGACTTTAAAATACTTAGATATCGAGATGACTACCGCATCATGACAAAAACACGCGCGGACGCTGAGATAATTCTACAACTTCTTGTAGATATTCTAGCCGTATACAACCTGTCTCTGAACTCGCAAAAAACTTGGCTTTCAGACGACGTAATCTCCTCCGCAGTAAAACCAGAAAAGCTCGACTTTCGTAGATCATTTTTAATTGGTCGACCAGTTCGTGCTATGAGCAGTGACAATGCTCGAACCGTCGGTGAAGCTATTGATAAAGCCATCACGGAAAATAGCGTTCTACAAGAAACATACTATTTTCAAGAATCACTTGAAAATATTACCCAATCCCCCGATTTCTTACCGCAGATCAGCGAAATACTCAGTAAATCGATTACCGAAACCAACCTCCGGGACTTTTTATTTTACATTCGTGAATTCGCGAAGTCTTTTCCAAATTCAGGTAGTTTGCAAATAGCTCTAGAACTATATAAAAAAACTATAAAATCGAAGCCAACCCTAGTGAAAGATGTCCGCCTACATATCGCGATTATCCTAGATATCGTTTCTTCAAACCCTCGATGTCTTGTCAACGGCATTGCTATCTTTAGCTTATTTCTTGAAAAAATGCCTACAGAACTGAAATCTGAGACCGTACAGCAAATTCTAGATTACTTTCAAACGATTCCAAATGTTGAGTACGTTAGGATATGGCTCCAACGTATTGCACTAGGGTTACACTTAAACACCAGCTGGGATAGCAAACTGTGCGCCTTAGTTGAATCCCCGACTAATGGTCCGCTTTGGGGAACATCATTTTTATCTACAGACGACATAAATTCCGAGAGCGACAAGTTTACGAAAATACCTCTAGTGGACGAATGTGTTGTTCAAGAACTATCAGACATCATGTCGGATCACGAGTACAGTCCATTCTCAAAGTACGGCAGCTAA
- a CDS encoding transposase: MEKARELKDDGASTAQILSELGISEATLHRWQATYGSMTRSEAKELQRLREENSRLKRLLGQAELEKAAWKELS; this comes from the coding sequence CTGGAAAAGGCTCGGGAACTTAAAGATGATGGGGCGAGTACGGCTCAGATTCTGAGCGAGCTAGGAATCAGCGAAGCGACGCTACATCGGTGGCAGGCTACCTACGGGTCAATGACGAGGAGCGAGGCTAAAGAACTCCAGCGTCTACGTGAAGAGAACTCACGCTTGAAGCGCCTTTTAGGCCAGGCCGAGTTGGAAAAAGCAGCGTGGAAGGAACTGTCGTAA
- a CDS encoding integrase core domain-containing protein, whose translation MRLEVIELLDLTSLDHSGRPRVIRLDNGPEFISQALHEWAGEDETIQAFIPPGQPWHNGFVESFHNRMRDELLEDNSIENLEHAHTLVAHWSQRYNNFHPHSSLGYLSPRQYAEQWKQQNTVNS comes from the coding sequence ATGCGGCTTGAAGTCATCGAGTTACTCGATCTGACCTCGCTCGATCATAGTGGCAGGCCACGGGTTATCCGGCTGGATAACGGACCTGAATTCATCTCTCAAGCCTTACATGAATGGGCTGGTGAGGATGAGACGATTCAGGCGTTTATTCCACCGGGCCAGCCTTGGCATAACGGGTTTGTTGAATCTTTCCACAACCGAATGCGAGACGAGCTTCTTGAAGATAACAGCATCGAGAACCTAGAACACGCCCACACGTTGGTAGCTCACTGGTCACAACGCTACAATAACTTCCATCCACATTCCTCACTGGGTTACCTCAGCCCACGACAATATGCGGAACAATGGAAACAGCAAAACACGGTCAACTCTTAA
- a CDS encoding DUF262 domain-containing protein yields the protein MEIQTTSQEENHTLESIETQSDESLQLAENSSIEQNQKERIENEFEEKRRLLDKTKIVRQTWSISEIYQKIKDGRLILDPDYQRRAIWNNDKKTAFIESLYMEIMIPPIYVVEVPSADPLEETKYEVVDGKQRLTAITEFIREQLKLTERILEYYGDIFGGKKFGEIYKIAPELTSKMLSSILDIYVITANSPQFTKYDIFARLNRGAEKLKVNEIRRAIYKSQITDQITEFVDRSRSERKVEYETIFSANDIKRFDDYGRFYRSIAFYIRSNIEDGAVVGYNSRPREMINNVLQELQSNSVELEEQTLRLLLERTLEFKRNFLSYANADYIIDAIVPFVSADLNADLELSQAVFSDARIQATLEKSPATTSNVNARLELVKRIAQGK from the coding sequence ATGGAAATTCAGACAACTTCACAAGAAGAAAATCACACCTTAGAAAGTATCGAAACTCAGAGTGATGAGTCCCTACAGCTCGCGGAGAATTCCTCTATAGAACAAAATCAAAAGGAACGCATTGAAAACGAGTTCGAAGAGAAACGGCGCCTGCTCGATAAAACTAAGATCGTTAGGCAGACATGGTCAATATCCGAAATATATCAGAAGATTAAAGATGGAAGGCTCATCCTTGACCCGGATTACCAAAGGCGTGCCATCTGGAATAACGATAAAAAGACGGCGTTCATCGAATCTTTATATATGGAAATAATGATTCCCCCTATCTACGTAGTAGAGGTTCCAAGCGCAGATCCCCTAGAGGAGACAAAATACGAAGTGGTTGATGGAAAACAGCGACTAACAGCAATCACAGAGTTCATCAGAGAGCAACTCAAACTAACTGAGCGCATTCTGGAATATTATGGAGATATTTTCGGTGGAAAAAAATTTGGCGAAATCTATAAAATTGCGCCAGAACTAACATCTAAAATGTTATCATCTATCCTTGATATATATGTCATTACTGCTAATTCGCCTCAATTTACAAAATACGATATTTTTGCGCGACTAAATCGTGGTGCAGAAAAGCTGAAGGTTAATGAAATACGGAGAGCGATTTACAAATCACAAATTACCGACCAGATCACGGAGTTCGTAGATCGATCCCGATCGGAACGCAAAGTTGAATACGAAACGATATTCTCAGCAAACGACATTAAGCGATTTGACGATTATGGTCGATTCTATCGGTCTATAGCTTTCTACATTCGATCGAACATAGAAGATGGGGCTGTTGTTGGGTACAATTCAAGGCCCCGTGAAATGATTAATAACGTCCTACAAGAACTACAGAGTAATAGTGTAGAGCTTGAAGAACAAACTCTACGCCTTCTACTAGAAAGAACTCTCGAATTCAAAAGAAACTTTCTGTCCTATGCAAATGCAGACTATATAATCGATGCGATTGTTCCGTTTGTATCTGCAGATTTGAACGCTGATCTTGAACTTTCACAAGCGGTTTTCTCTGATGCTCGTATTCAAGCTACTCTCGAGAAATCTCCTGCAACGACAAGTAATGTGAATGCGCGGCTCGAACTTGTGAAGAGAATAGCGCAGGGAAAATGA
- a CDS encoding DDE-type integrase/transposase/recombinase: MYSSGLVQREFRSPGPNQLWVADITYVRTRKGLVYTAFVTDVFSRRIVGWALSDSMRTEALPLQALNQAIVCAKKTTGLIHHLDHGSQYVSIVYNERLAEHGITCLDRDGW; the protein is encoded by the coding sequence ATGTACTCATCCGGACTGGTACAGCGTGAATTTCGATCCCCTGGGCCGAATCAATTGTGGGTAGCTGACATTACTTATGTCCGTACTCGTAAGGGGTTGGTCTATACCGCTTTTGTGACCGATGTGTTCTCCCGACGGATTGTCGGGTGGGCGTTATCTGATTCGATGCGTACTGAAGCGTTGCCGTTGCAGGCATTGAATCAGGCGATTGTATGCGCGAAGAAAACAACTGGGCTGATTCATCATTTAGACCATGGCTCGCAGTATGTGTCCATTGTTTATAATGAGCGTCTTGCTGAGCACGGAATTACTTGCCTCGACAGGGACGGTTGGTGA
- a CDS encoding integrase core domain-containing protein gives MSVLLSTELLASTGTVGDSYDNALAENVNGSYKNELILRRSWADVVDVEIATFEWVSWWNESRLDQSLGYRTPVEVEQEFWTSNTGPRK, from the coding sequence ATGAGCGTCTTGCTGAGCACGGAATTACTTGCCTCGACAGGGACGGTTGGTGATTCCTATGACAATGCTTTGGCTGAAAATGTCAACGGTTCTTACAAGAATGAGTTGATTCTTAGGCGGTCATGGGCGGACGTGGTTGACGTTGAAATTGCGACGTTTGAATGGGTATCGTGGTGGAACGAGTCACGGCTTGACCAGAGCCTAGGCTACCGTACACCGGTCGAGGTTGAACAAGAGTTTTGGACCAGCAACACCGGCCCAAGAAAATAA
- a CDS encoding DDE-type integrase/transposase/recombinase, whose amino-acid sequence MTRNKTWGTSTSPDSTLVTGMVRDYSQKHSLQDVIIHSDQGSQYFSEDYRKLLRALGVRQSMSRKGNCLDNSPAESFFARLKTELDLSKGARSGHASLQRIISEYIHWWNTQQTVNRLHTSPLKYRQEYELAV is encoded by the coding sequence ATGACTAGGAACAAAACCTGGGGCACTTCAACCTCCCCAGATTCAACCCTTGTCACAGGGATGGTGCGCGACTATAGTCAAAAGCACAGCTTGCAAGACGTTATTATTCATAGTGATCAGGGAAGTCAATACTTCTCAGAAGACTACCGCAAGCTCCTGAGAGCTTTGGGAGTACGACAATCCATGTCGAGGAAAGGAAACTGTCTGGACAACTCGCCAGCAGAATCCTTCTTTGCCCGACTAAAAACTGAACTCGACCTCTCCAAGGGCGCACGTAGCGGACATGCAAGTCTTCAACGAATCATCAGTGAATATATCCACTGGTGGAACACCCAACAAACCGTGAATCGGCTGCACACCAGTCCACTAAAATATAGACAAGAATACGAACTCGCTGTCTAA
- a CDS encoding type I restriction endonuclease subunit R produces MNRFNESVVEQATLDWLREIGYRTGYGPIDAEIGTVREQPSDVVLWSRVEDALRRLNPEASTQMVRAALARIRRADSQDIALENQRMHDLMVKGVPVEAKAADGETTTVLLRIIDFERPEQNDWYAINQFTVVENGHNRRPDIVVFLNGVPVGLFELKNPADEHATMRNAWNQIQTYRSEISAVFVPNVVTVISDGTAAAMSSFMGGFEHYAPWKTIDGRDVITNKSALEVLVKGVFAPERFLDILKNFVVFSDEAITDPTTGQRRRALVKRVAKYHQYWAVNAAVESTVRASRPNGDRRGGVVWHTQGSGKSFEMVFYAAKLIRDPRMSNPTLVFITDRNDLDDQLYREVFAPAHILPGIPVQAEGRDNLRSLLSRVAGGIIFTTLHKFAPGEDGDTNPVLTDRRNVVVVADEAHRSQYGFEETLDTNGRLKAGLAKHMRDALPNATFLGFTGTPIESNDRSTKAVFGDYIDIYDLTRAVEDGATVKIFYESRLAKINLDDVTMEKVDSVIEEALQQALYDSPERAKTKWSRLEALVGADSRLDAVAADIVEHWETRRATMHGKAMIVTMSRRIAVDLYNKITALRPEWHSDDITKGKIKVVMTGSAADPAEFQPHIYSKDERRDLKLRAKNPEDELEIVIVRDMWLTGFDAPSMHTMYVDKPMQGAGLMQAIARVNRRFKDKPGGLIVDYIGLFTSLQEALSVYSPSDREQAGVPIEKLIYVMQEKYDIVKGILHNITYDSSPDLSPSDRLSQYATVLDYVLSDQEITKRYTDQVLALAKAYALVASRPEAVAIRDDVRLFTDVRTAALKMISPESGGAQQGSSNLDSVLAQLVNESVTADKVIDVYQFAGMENPELSLLSEEFLESIAKIDKPNLQMNLLRRLLNDEIRTLRRTNLVQSRKFSELLDDAVKRYTNRSLTTAEIIAELVSLAKDMRANQKRAKELGLSDAEVALYDAVIQNDSAILEMGDETLKTIAQELVRTIQSSATIDWTVKETVRARMRSRIKRLLAKFKYPPDKQEEAVKLIIEQAEHLAGGDNFDG; encoded by the coding sequence ATGAACCGTTTCAATGAGTCAGTTGTAGAGCAGGCAACACTCGACTGGTTGCGTGAAATCGGATATCGCACTGGGTATGGGCCAATAGACGCGGAAATCGGTACAGTCCGTGAGCAACCTTCAGATGTAGTTTTATGGAGTCGGGTTGAAGATGCACTTCGGCGCCTGAACCCTGAAGCGAGCACTCAGATGGTTCGTGCAGCTCTCGCACGTATACGGCGTGCTGACTCTCAGGACATAGCCTTAGAAAACCAACGAATGCACGATTTGATGGTCAAAGGTGTACCAGTAGAAGCAAAAGCAGCTGATGGAGAAACAACAACGGTGTTGTTACGAATCATCGATTTTGAAAGACCTGAGCAGAACGACTGGTACGCAATCAACCAGTTCACAGTTGTCGAAAACGGACACAATCGGCGCCCTGATATCGTAGTTTTCCTTAACGGAGTACCTGTCGGTTTATTCGAGCTCAAGAACCCTGCAGACGAACACGCAACAATGCGCAATGCGTGGAATCAGATCCAAACATACCGCTCCGAAATTTCAGCCGTTTTCGTGCCGAATGTGGTGACAGTAATCTCCGATGGAACAGCTGCTGCCATGAGCTCCTTTATGGGAGGTTTCGAGCACTACGCACCCTGGAAGACAATTGATGGGCGTGATGTTATAACAAACAAGTCCGCCCTGGAAGTGTTGGTTAAAGGTGTTTTTGCGCCAGAGCGATTCCTTGACATCTTAAAGAACTTCGTTGTTTTTTCTGATGAGGCAATAACAGACCCGACTACCGGTCAGCGCCGGCGAGCTCTTGTTAAGCGAGTTGCGAAATATCACCAGTATTGGGCTGTGAATGCTGCAGTTGAATCAACTGTTCGGGCTTCAAGGCCAAACGGTGACAGGCGAGGTGGCGTGGTCTGGCATACCCAAGGATCAGGGAAAAGCTTCGAGATGGTATTCTACGCCGCGAAACTTATCCGCGATCCTCGGATGAGCAACCCCACGCTTGTCTTTATTACTGATCGTAACGATCTCGACGACCAACTCTACAGAGAAGTGTTCGCACCAGCTCACATTCTTCCTGGAATTCCGGTACAAGCAGAAGGCCGAGATAATCTTCGTTCCCTATTATCGCGGGTGGCTGGCGGTATTATTTTTACAACGCTACATAAGTTTGCTCCCGGTGAAGATGGTGATACTAATCCTGTTCTTACCGACCGGAGAAATGTTGTTGTAGTTGCAGATGAAGCACACCGCTCCCAGTACGGATTTGAAGAAACTCTAGATACGAATGGAAGACTCAAAGCTGGGTTAGCAAAGCACATGCGTGACGCATTGCCAAATGCAACATTTCTCGGATTCACTGGAACACCAATCGAATCGAATGATCGATCAACTAAAGCAGTATTCGGAGATTACATCGATATTTATGACCTCACGAGAGCTGTTGAAGACGGAGCTACAGTCAAGATTTTTTACGAGTCAAGGCTAGCGAAGATTAATTTAGATGACGTTACCATGGAGAAAGTTGATTCCGTCATCGAAGAAGCACTCCAACAGGCTCTCTATGATTCTCCGGAACGTGCCAAAACAAAATGGTCGAGGCTTGAAGCACTCGTGGGTGCCGATTCCAGACTCGATGCTGTTGCGGCTGATATTGTCGAACACTGGGAAACACGTCGTGCAACGATGCATGGCAAGGCAATGATTGTGACGATGAGCCGGCGGATCGCCGTCGACCTCTATAACAAAATAACTGCTCTGAGGCCCGAGTGGCATTCCGACGATATTACAAAAGGAAAAATCAAAGTAGTGATGACCGGGTCAGCTGCAGACCCCGCTGAATTCCAGCCACACATATACTCAAAAGATGAACGCCGAGACCTCAAATTGCGGGCGAAGAACCCGGAAGACGAACTCGAGATCGTCATCGTGCGAGACATGTGGCTAACGGGTTTTGACGCTCCTTCAATGCATACGATGTATGTCGATAAACCAATGCAAGGCGCAGGCCTCATGCAAGCAATAGCGCGTGTCAACCGCAGGTTTAAAGACAAACCCGGTGGTTTGATCGTTGACTATATTGGGTTGTTTACATCGCTACAAGAAGCACTTAGCGTCTATTCGCCATCAGATCGCGAACAAGCTGGTGTGCCGATAGAAAAGCTAATCTACGTCATGCAAGAAAAATATGACATTGTCAAAGGCATCTTGCATAACATCACGTATGACTCATCACCCGACCTGTCGCCCTCCGACCGGCTTTCGCAGTATGCGACAGTTCTTGATTACGTGTTATCCGATCAAGAAATTACCAAGCGGTACACCGATCAAGTGTTAGCCTTGGCGAAAGCGTACGCCCTGGTAGCGTCACGTCCGGAAGCTGTAGCTATCCGAGACGATGTACGCTTATTTACTGATGTTCGCACTGCAGCGTTAAAGATGATCAGCCCGGAATCTGGCGGGGCACAGCAGGGGAGCAGCAATCTTGACTCAGTGCTTGCACAGCTCGTTAATGAATCAGTAACTGCTGACAAAGTCATCGATGTTTACCAATTTGCCGGTATGGAAAATCCAGAACTCTCACTCCTCTCTGAAGAATTTTTGGAATCCATTGCGAAGATAGATAAGCCAAACCTGCAAATGAATTTATTGCGGAGGCTGCTTAACGACGAGATCCGTACACTACGGCGCACAAACCTCGTACAATCGAGGAAGTTCTCGGAGCTTCTTGACGACGCTGTCAAGCGATACACAAACCGCTCCTTGACAACCGCTGAGATCATTGCTGAACTCGTCTCTCTTGCAAAGGATATGCGAGCAAACCAGAAACGAGCGAAAGAGCTCGGGCTGTCTGACGCTGAAGTAGCACTCTATGACGCGGTTATACAAAACGACTCCGCAATCCTAGAAATGGGGGACGAGACCCTCAAAACCATTGCACAGGAATTAGTGCGCACAATTCAAAGCTCAGCAACTATCGACTGGACAGTAAAAGAAACTGTTCGAGCCCGTATGCGATCTCGAATAAAACGGCTCCTTGCCAAATTTAAGTATCCGCCTGACAAGCAAGAAGAAGCAGTCAAGCTAATTATCGAGCAGGCAGAGCACCTGGCTGGTGGGGATAATTTCGATGGGTGA
- a CDS encoding restriction endonuclease subunit S, translating into MLRKLGDIAPMIYGKSLPSRKRNTGTIPVVSSGGLTGVHDQALIYDPCVVIGRKGTIGSVYYLDSPCFPIDTVFYTRGSEHVYLKYLYYFLLTLPLEDMNNDSAVPGLNRTELESLDVRIPSMEEQHAIAATLGALDEKIESNRNARTKFSDLIEALSEKFEERLPLVSLGSIGTFSKATVNPKKMGDSLVNHFSLPAFDAGVGPEEVQAFVIKSNKLLLPDKSVLISRLNPRIERMWWAISQQGLPSLASTEFLVLTAKNELELAALWLAVRSPSFRRELPQRVTGTSGSHQRVRPADVLSIVVPDFTEAGHELKQQTLALLHMDAALCVESRRLAALRDALLPELMSGRIRVPEAREAIEKEIG; encoded by the coding sequence ATGTTGCGTAAATTGGGAGATATTGCACCGATGATATACGGTAAGTCTCTTCCAAGCAGAAAGCGGAACACTGGGACGATTCCTGTTGTTAGCTCAGGTGGTCTTACTGGTGTACATGATCAAGCTTTAATCTATGATCCATGTGTCGTTATTGGACGCAAAGGGACGATTGGCTCAGTGTATTATCTCGATAGCCCTTGCTTCCCTATCGATACAGTATTTTATACTCGTGGGAGTGAACACGTTTACCTAAAGTATTTATACTATTTTTTGCTCACTCTGCCTTTGGAGGACATGAATAATGATAGTGCTGTTCCAGGCCTAAATAGAACTGAGCTGGAGAGCCTTGATGTGCGAATCCCTTCAATGGAAGAGCAACATGCAATCGCGGCAACACTCGGCGCTCTTGACGAAAAGATTGAATCAAATCGCAATGCGAGAACGAAATTTTCCGATCTAATTGAAGCTCTTTCCGAGAAATTCGAAGAAAGGTTGCCATTAGTATCTTTAGGAAGCATAGGGACTTTTTCTAAAGCTACTGTTAATCCCAAGAAAATGGGTGACAGTCTAGTAAATCACTTCAGCCTTCCTGCATTTGATGCTGGAGTGGGCCCTGAAGAAGTCCAAGCCTTTGTAATTAAGAGCAACAAGTTGCTTTTACCTGATAAGTCAGTTCTTATTTCACGTCTAAACCCGCGTATTGAGCGCATGTGGTGGGCCATTTCCCAGCAAGGATTACCATCTTTAGCGTCAACAGAATTTCTTGTCTTAACAGCGAAGAATGAACTTGAGCTTGCCGCGCTTTGGCTTGCTGTTCGTTCGCCTTCCTTTCGGCGGGAATTGCCTCAGCGAGTTACGGGGACGTCAGGTAGTCATCAGAGAGTCCGGCCTGCTGATGTGCTCTCGATTGTGGTGCCAGACTTTACCGAGGCCGGTCACGAGTTGAAACAGCAAACGCTGGCATTACTGCATATGGATGCGGCTCTCTGTGTGGAATCTAGAAGGTTAGCTGCCCTCCGAGACGCGTTACTTCCTGAACTGATGTCTGGCCGTATTCGTGTTCCAGAAGCGCGTGAAGCAATTGAGAAGGAGATTGGCTGA
- a CDS encoding type I restriction-modification system subunit M: MVAKKKTKSLEQTLWEAADTLRGNQEPSEYKHVVLGLVFLKYVSDRFEDRRKVLKEELASDGISEEQYNSFLEDRDEYTGHNVFWVPEGARWSSLQAQAKQPQIGQLIDQAMQFIEQENPTLRGVLPRNYGREGLDKKRLGDLVDLIGTIGFGTGSDHGSDDVLGSVYEYFLGQFAGKETGKEGGAFYTPRSVVQTLVEMLQPFEGRVLDPCCGSGGMFVQSAKFVEAHGGNRDRLSIYGQEFTNTTWKLAKMNLALRGIDADLGTKSADSFTEDLHPDLRADFIIANPPFNISDYWDESLADDPRWEYGTPRDGNANYAWIQHFLYHLAPSGTAGFVMANGALSSSDESDPLIRKKLVDADLVDCIVALPDRLFLNTGIPASLWFLSKGRHGNGHRERLGEVLFIDARELGTMITRARRELSEDDVGRIAGTYNAWRSKSDYGSYSDELGFCKAATAKEIEANNYILTPGRYVGVAEAESDGEPIDEKIERLKIELLAEFARGKEIERRVREILDQLR, translated from the coding sequence GTGGTTGCCAAAAAGAAAACAAAGTCGCTTGAGCAGACGTTATGGGAGGCGGCTGATACGTTACGTGGCAATCAGGAACCTTCAGAGTATAAGCACGTTGTGCTGGGACTTGTTTTTCTTAAATACGTTTCTGATCGATTCGAAGATCGCCGCAAAGTACTCAAAGAAGAGTTAGCTAGTGATGGCATAAGCGAGGAACAATACAATAGCTTTCTCGAAGACCGTGATGAGTATACTGGCCATAACGTTTTCTGGGTACCAGAAGGAGCTCGTTGGAGTAGCCTCCAGGCGCAAGCAAAGCAACCTCAAATTGGGCAGCTGATCGATCAGGCGATGCAGTTTATTGAACAGGAAAACCCCACGTTACGCGGTGTTTTACCGCGTAACTATGGGCGTGAGGGTTTGGATAAGAAACGTTTAGGTGACCTAGTCGACCTTATCGGAACTATCGGTTTCGGCACCGGTAGTGATCATGGTTCTGATGATGTACTCGGATCAGTGTATGAGTATTTCCTTGGGCAGTTTGCTGGTAAGGAAACTGGTAAAGAGGGTGGAGCATTCTATACTCCGCGTAGTGTTGTGCAAACCCTCGTTGAAATGCTTCAGCCCTTTGAAGGCCGGGTACTGGACCCGTGTTGTGGCAGTGGCGGCATGTTCGTTCAGTCTGCAAAGTTTGTTGAAGCACATGGCGGGAACAGGGATCGGCTATCCATTTATGGTCAAGAGTTCACCAATACTACTTGGAAGCTGGCCAAGATGAACCTTGCGTTGCGCGGGATTGATGCCGATTTGGGAACTAAATCTGCAGATTCGTTCACTGAGGATTTGCATCCGGATTTACGCGCCGATTTCATCATTGCCAACCCGCCATTCAATATTTCTGATTATTGGGATGAGTCGTTAGCAGATGATCCGCGTTGGGAATATGGAACTCCTCGAGATGGCAACGCGAACTATGCTTGGATTCAGCACTTTCTCTATCATTTAGCGCCTTCTGGCACTGCAGGGTTTGTCATGGCAAATGGTGCTCTATCATCTTCTGACGAATCGGATCCTTTAATCCGAAAGAAATTGGTCGATGCCGATCTTGTTGATTGCATTGTTGCCCTTCCCGATAGACTATTTCTTAATACTGGAATTCCAGCAAGCTTGTGGTTTCTTTCGAAAGGCCGGCATGGCAACGGGCATCGGGAGCGCCTCGGTGAAGTGCTCTTCATAGATGCTCGTGAACTTGGCACGATGATTACGCGTGCACGACGTGAGCTTTCTGAAGATGATGTGGGAAGGATTGCCGGAACGTATAACGCATGGCGGTCAAAGTCTGATTATGGTTCTTACTCCGACGAGCTCGGCTTCTGCAAGGCAGCCACAGCCAAAGAAATTGAGGCTAACAATTATATTCTTACGCCAGGACGATACGTTGGTGTCGCTGAAGCAGAGAGCGATGGAGAGCCTATCGATGAGAAGATTGAGAGGCTAAAAATAGAGCTACTGGCAGAATTTGCCCGTGGAAAAGAGATTGAGCGACGAGTTCGAGAAATTTTGGATCAACTGAGATGA